The Triticum aestivum cultivar Chinese Spring chromosome 3A, IWGSC CS RefSeq v2.1, whole genome shotgun sequence genome includes a region encoding these proteins:
- the LOC123062320 gene encoding putative glucan endo-1,3-beta-glucosidase GVI: MIALWVAACSLLSWCSSLSGVEGIGVNYGMMGSNLPSPDKVVALYKANNITDVRIFHPDTNVLEALRGSGLGVVLGTLNSDLAPLASDASYAASWVQSYVQPFAGAVSFRYINAGNEVIPGESAGLVLPAMQNLEAALRAAGLSVPVTTAMATSVLGTSHPPSQSAFSEAALPTVGPIVSFLASRGTPLLVNVYPYFAYSAEPSSVPLDYALLSSSAAVAVTDNGVEYANMFDAILDAVYAAVEKAGGGESMALVVSETGWPSGGGGYGASVENAAAYINNLVRHVGRGTPRRPGKAVETYIFAMFNENQKPEGVEQYFGMFQPDMSQVYHVDFSASS; the protein is encoded by the exons ATGATCGCGTTGTGGGTTGCTGCCTGCAGCCTGCTGTCGTGGTGTTCGTCGCTCTCGG GAGTCGAAGGAATTGGAGTCAACTATGGCATGATGGGCAGCAACCTCCCGTCCCCGGACAAGGTGGTGGCGCTGTACAAAGCCAACAACATCACCGACGTCCGCATCTTCCACCCGGACACCAACGTCCTCGAGGCCCTCCGCGGCTCAGGCCTCGGCGTCGTCCTCGGCACGCTCAACAGCGACCTCGCCCCGCTCGCCTCCGACGCCTCGTACGCCGCGTCATGGGTGCAGTCCTACGTGCAGCCCTTCGCCGGCGCCGTGAGCTTCCGCTACATCAACGCCGGGAACGAGGTCATACCGGGGGAGTCCGCCGGTCTGGTGCTCCCCGCCATGCAGAACCTCGAGGCCGCGCTCCGGGCCGCGGGGCTCAGTGTGCCGGTAACGACGGCCATGGCGACGTCGGTGCTCGGGACCTCGCACCCGCCGTCGCAGAGCGCGTTCTCGGAGGCGGCGCTGCCGACGGTCGGGCCGATCGTCTCCTTCCTGGCGTCGAGGGGCACGCCGCTGCTCGTGAACGTGTACCCGTACTTCGCCTACTCGGCGGAGCCGTCCTCGGTGCCGCTCGACTACGCGCTCCTGTCGTCGTCGGCCGCGGTGGCGGTGACCGACAACGGGGTTGAGTATGCCAACATGTTCGACGCCATCCTGGACGCGGTGTACGCGGCCGTGGAGAAGGCCGGGGGCGGGGAGAGCATGGCGCTGGTGGTGTCGGAGACCGGGTGGCCGTCGGGCGGCGGCGGGTACGGCGCCAGCGTGGAGAACGCGGCGGCGTACATCAACAACCTGGTCCGGCACGTGGGGCGCGGCACGCCGCGGCGGCCCGGGAAGGCCGTGGAGACGTATATCTTCGCCATGTTCAACGAGAACCAGAAGCCCGAGGGCGTGGAGCAGTACTTCGGGATGTTCCAGCCGGACATGAGCCAGGTCTACCACGTCGACTTCTCGGCTTCGTCCTAA